Proteins encoded in a region of the Novibacillus thermophilus genome:
- a CDS encoding aminopeptidase — protein MEEQEQFQKLFDNYAEIALSVGVNVQPGQRMIVQAPVSAASFVHKLVEKAYERGVREVYVDYCDEALMRLKYLKQPEEGLGEFPMWKAKGYVEMAENGAALLQVYAPNPRLIRDAHPDRVSVVNQTRAAAMRAFKRYAIEDKISWSMVSFPTRAWAASVFPNLPPSEREGKLWEYIFEVTRVNRQDPIQAWREHVEHLAARAAILTEKQYAKLHFTSDKTNLTVELPAEHVWKSAKAVSAAGVSFVPNIPTEEVFTVPSKRGVNGTVYSTRPLNYNGVLIEDFSFTFQGGEVVDFTAAKGREMLKKLLETDEGARFLGEVAIVPHDSPISNTGVLFFNTLYDENASCHLALGFAIPSGVKGGVNMTRAEREARGLNDSLVHVDFMIGSANLDIDGERRDGEREPILRNGRWAF, from the coding sequence ATGGAGGAACAGGAACAATTTCAAAAGCTGTTTGACAACTACGCTGAAATCGCTTTAAGCGTCGGCGTCAACGTGCAGCCAGGTCAACGGATGATTGTTCAAGCTCCGGTCAGCGCGGCGTCCTTTGTTCACAAACTGGTAGAGAAGGCATACGAAAGAGGCGTGCGCGAGGTGTACGTCGATTACTGCGACGAGGCACTCATGCGGCTGAAATACTTGAAACAGCCAGAAGAGGGGCTGGGAGAGTTCCCGATGTGGAAAGCGAAAGGGTACGTAGAGATGGCAGAAAACGGCGCCGCATTGCTGCAGGTGTACGCTCCTAATCCCCGCCTCATTCGCGACGCACATCCCGATCGCGTGTCCGTGGTCAATCAGACGAGAGCGGCGGCCATGAGAGCATTCAAACGTTACGCCATTGAGGACAAAATCAGTTGGTCGATGGTGTCGTTTCCGACACGGGCGTGGGCAGCGAGCGTTTTTCCGAACTTGCCGCCATCTGAACGCGAGGGAAAACTGTGGGAGTACATCTTTGAGGTGACACGCGTCAATCGGCAAGACCCCATTCAAGCGTGGCGCGAACACGTGGAGCATCTCGCGGCTCGGGCTGCAATCTTGACCGAGAAACAGTATGCCAAACTGCATTTCACTTCCGACAAAACGAATTTGACTGTCGAACTCCCCGCTGAACACGTATGGAAGAGCGCAAAAGCTGTGAGTGCTGCGGGTGTGTCGTTTGTTCCGAACATCCCTACCGAGGAAGTGTTTACTGTCCCGTCCAAGCGTGGGGTTAACGGGACTGTGTACAGCACTCGACCGTTAAACTACAACGGAGTGCTCATTGAAGACTTTTCTTTCACTTTTCAAGGCGGGGAAGTGGTGGACTTTACAGCAGCGAAGGGGCGTGAGATGTTGAAGAAGCTATTGGAAACGGACGAAGGCGCCCGTTTCCTCGGAGAGGTCGCCATAGTGCCCCACGACTCCCCGATTTCCAACACTGGCGTTTTGTTTTTCAACACGTTGTACGACGAAAACGCGTCGTGCCACTTAGCCCTCGGGTTTGCCATCCCGTCAGGTGTAAAAGGCGGGGTGAACATGACGCGCGCGGAGCGGGAGGCCCGCGGGCTGAACGACAGTCTCGTCCACGTCGATTTTATGATCGGGTCTGCTAACTTAGACATCGACGGCGAACGACGTGACGGCGAGCGAGAACCTATCTTGAGAAACGGCCGCTGGGCCTTTTAG
- the dnaB gene encoding replicative DNA helicase, with amino-acid sequence MSDLFLERVPPQNIEAEQAVLGAVLLEREALYSAAEIVVPEDFYRQSHQRLFRVMLDLAERGEPVDLVTITAELKDRQLLEEVGGVTYLTDLANAVPSAANVEYYAHIIEEKALLRKLIQTATHIASKGYAETEDVSEIIADAENRILSISERRTSDTFIPIKDVLLEAFERIEKLHANQGQISGIPSGYPDLDRMTSGFQKSDLIIVAARPSVGKTAFALNIAQNVAARSRLPVAIFSLEMSASQLVQRMLCAESNIDSHKFRTGMMEDEDWEKLTMAIGSLAEAPIYIDDSPGTTVYDIRGKCRRLKAERGIGLVLIDYLQLINNRSQRENRQQEISEISRSLKALARELDCPVIALSQLSRSVEQRQDKRPLLSDLRESGSIEQDADIVAFLYREDYYNPETDKQNIIEIIIGKQRNGPVGKVELVFLKNYNKFVSLDKTHTPVPEAVAP; translated from the coding sequence ATGAGTGACTTGTTTCTGGAGCGTGTTCCGCCGCAAAACATTGAAGCGGAACAAGCCGTGCTCGGCGCTGTCTTATTAGAGAGAGAGGCGCTTTACAGTGCAGCTGAAATCGTAGTGCCTGAGGACTTTTACCGCCAATCCCACCAGCGCCTGTTTCGTGTCATGCTGGACTTGGCGGAAAGGGGCGAGCCCGTTGATTTAGTCACAATTACGGCCGAATTGAAAGATCGCCAGTTGCTAGAGGAAGTGGGCGGCGTTACGTATTTGACTGATTTGGCCAATGCCGTTCCGAGTGCAGCTAACGTAGAGTATTACGCCCACATCATCGAAGAAAAAGCGTTGCTGCGCAAACTGATTCAGACGGCAACCCATATCGCCAGCAAGGGATACGCGGAAACAGAAGACGTGTCTGAAATCATTGCCGACGCAGAAAACCGCATTTTGTCCATAAGCGAACGGAGGACGAGCGATACGTTCATTCCGATTAAGGACGTGTTGCTGGAAGCGTTCGAACGCATTGAGAAGTTACACGCCAATCAAGGTCAAATTAGTGGGATTCCTTCAGGATACCCCGACCTCGACCGAATGACGTCGGGATTCCAAAAGTCAGATTTAATTATCGTTGCTGCGCGGCCCAGCGTCGGCAAAACAGCTTTCGCCCTCAACATCGCGCAAAACGTGGCCGCCCGTTCCCGGCTACCCGTGGCGATTTTCAGTTTGGAGATGTCTGCGTCCCAGCTCGTCCAGCGCATGTTGTGTGCAGAGAGCAACATCGACTCCCACAAGTTCCGCACGGGTATGATGGAGGACGAAGACTGGGAAAAGTTGACGATGGCAATCGGGTCTCTTGCGGAGGCCCCGATTTACATCGACGATTCACCGGGAACGACGGTGTACGACATACGCGGCAAATGTCGCAGGTTAAAAGCCGAACGGGGGATCGGCCTGGTGCTGATTGATTACTTGCAGCTCATTAACAACCGGAGTCAGCGGGAAAACCGCCAACAGGAAATTTCCGAGATTTCCCGGTCGTTAAAAGCTCTTGCCCGGGAGCTCGACTGCCCGGTGATTGCACTGTCCCAGTTGAGTCGCAGCGTCGAACAGCGTCAAGACAAGCGCCCCCTCTTGTCCGACCTGCGGGAGTCCGGGTCCATTGAACAAGATGCCGACATCGTCGCCTTTTTGTACCGTGAAGATTACTACAACCCGGAAACGGACAAGCAAAATATTATTGAAATTATTATTGGCAAACAGCGGAACGGCCCGGTCGGTAAAGTGGAACTCGTCTTTTTGAAAAACTACAATAAATTTGTCAGTTTAGACAAGACGCACACACCTGTGCCGGAGGCGGTAGCCCCCTGA
- the rplI gene encoding 50S ribosomal protein L9 encodes MKVIFRQDVKGKGKKGEIKEVADGYARNYLLPKGLAVEATRGNVNALEAEKRQQEKKEKMADDQARALKERLEQLDLKIPAKAGENGRLFGAVTSKQISEQLMKENIRVDKKNIQLKEPIRTLGVTRVEIKLRPKITATLNVHVVEA; translated from the coding sequence ATGAAGGTCATTTTTCGGCAAGACGTCAAAGGAAAGGGGAAAAAGGGAGAAATCAAAGAAGTGGCAGACGGTTACGCGCGCAATTACTTATTGCCTAAGGGACTGGCCGTTGAAGCCACACGGGGCAATGTGAACGCGCTGGAAGCCGAGAAACGGCAACAGGAGAAAAAGGAAAAAATGGCAGACGACCAGGCCCGGGCGTTAAAAGAACGCCTTGAGCAACTGGACTTAAAAATTCCAGCTAAAGCAGGTGAAAACGGCCGCTTGTTCGGTGCGGTGACGTCGAAACAGATCAGTGAACAGCTGATGAAGGAGAACATTCGCGTCGACAAAAAGAACATTCAGCTAAAAGAACCGATTCGCACTCTCGGTGTGACACGTGTTGAAATTAAGTTGCGGCCGAAAATTACCGCAACCCTCAACGTCCACGTCGTCGAAGCGTAA
- a CDS encoding DHH family phosphoesterase gives MPKFLLKRWHGYHVVVILVFCVTLIALLSLEHWLYGLLGLSVLVFLAYYLLYAEKSFKREFTQYVETLSYRVKKTGADTIQHLPIGMLLYDENRRIEWHNPFVARIVGEEHLIGKELVECFPALKDWDETEQPLDIPLGKRIYLMQANPDERLIYLTDVTEWRHLEQTYRDEQIVFGILHLDNLEDVTQEMDDQSRTLLQTNVTGAITEWANAHDILLRRYGDKFFMIFHRKTLEVLEKSKFDILDTVREMTKENKIPITLSIGIGSYTGTLFERARMAQGCLDVALGRGGDQAAVKKGDRMTFYGGKTNAVEKRTRVRARVISHALRNLIRESERVLIMGHENPDMDSVGAAIGVWKAADLQGKDAYIVLNGENPSISNLTAMIEEDDHLNEVIVSGEQALSLCEQRTLVVVVDTHRPSMTIEPKLLQKSTRVVIIDHHRRSEEFVEDPVLVYMEPYASSTCELVAELLQYQTERLSMNRLEATALLAGIVVDTKSFAFRTGSRTFEAASFLRQHGADPGLVQTMLKEDFGMFVKRAEIVRHTEIYFDSIAVAVGEEDETYDQVLIAQSADTLLNMTGIEASFAIGRRDAETVSISARSLGSINVQIVMEELGGGGHLTNAAAQLTGISLEEAKEQLLHVLEQLNEKGETTE, from the coding sequence ATGCCGAAGTTTTTGCTGAAACGGTGGCACGGGTATCACGTTGTGGTGATCCTCGTCTTTTGTGTCACGTTAATTGCCCTCCTTTCCCTTGAACATTGGCTGTACGGCCTGTTGGGGCTGAGTGTGCTAGTTTTTTTGGCGTACTACTTGCTGTACGCGGAAAAGTCGTTTAAACGTGAGTTTACCCAGTATGTGGAGACTCTGTCCTACCGAGTGAAGAAAACGGGAGCGGACACTATCCAACACCTTCCTATCGGGATGCTGCTTTACGACGAAAACAGGCGCATTGAGTGGCACAATCCGTTTGTCGCCCGGATTGTCGGCGAAGAACACCTCATCGGGAAAGAGCTGGTCGAATGTTTTCCCGCATTAAAAGACTGGGATGAAACAGAGCAGCCTTTAGATATCCCCCTCGGTAAGCGCATTTACCTGATGCAGGCAAACCCGGATGAGCGGTTAATTTATTTAACTGACGTCACGGAGTGGCGCCATTTAGAACAAACGTACCGGGACGAACAGATCGTGTTCGGCATTTTGCACTTGGATAATTTGGAGGACGTGACACAGGAAATGGACGACCAGAGTCGAACACTTTTGCAGACGAACGTCACGGGGGCGATCACAGAGTGGGCGAACGCCCACGACATTTTACTGCGGCGTTACGGCGACAAGTTTTTTATGATTTTTCATCGCAAGACGTTGGAAGTGCTGGAGAAATCGAAATTTGACATCCTCGACACTGTCCGGGAAATGACGAAAGAAAACAAGATTCCGATTACACTCAGTATCGGAATCGGGAGCTACACGGGGACTCTCTTTGAACGCGCCCGGATGGCGCAAGGTTGCCTCGACGTGGCGCTCGGACGCGGCGGAGACCAGGCAGCGGTCAAAAAGGGAGACCGGATGACGTTTTACGGTGGGAAAACGAACGCAGTGGAGAAGCGAACGAGGGTGAGAGCCCGCGTCATTTCACACGCCTTGCGCAACCTCATCCGCGAAAGTGAGCGCGTCCTCATCATGGGGCACGAAAACCCGGACATGGATTCCGTCGGTGCCGCCATCGGTGTGTGGAAGGCGGCGGACTTGCAGGGAAAAGACGCTTACATCGTATTAAACGGAGAAAATCCTTCCATCTCAAACTTGACGGCGATGATTGAAGAAGACGACCACTTAAACGAAGTGATCGTTTCAGGGGAACAGGCACTGTCCCTTTGTGAACAGCGTACACTCGTCGTCGTCGTCGACACCCACCGGCCGTCGATGACGATAGAGCCGAAGCTCTTGCAGAAGTCGACGCGTGTCGTCATCATCGACCACCACCGCCGCAGTGAAGAGTTTGTAGAAGATCCGGTACTGGTGTACATGGAGCCGTATGCTTCTTCTACGTGTGAACTTGTGGCGGAATTGCTGCAGTACCAGACAGAGCGGCTTTCCATGAATAGACTAGAGGCGACAGCTTTGCTTGCGGGCATCGTCGTCGATACGAAAAGCTTCGCCTTCCGCACGGGTTCCCGCACGTTTGAAGCGGCTTCATTTTTGCGGCAGCACGGAGCTGATCCGGGGTTAGTGCAGACCATGTTAAAAGAAGACTTCGGCATGTTTGTGAAGCGGGCAGAAATTGTTCGACACACGGAAATCTACTTTGACAGCATTGCGGTGGCGGTAGGCGAAGAAGACGAAACGTACGATCAAGTGCTCATCGCCCAGTCTGCTGATACGCTGCTGAATATGACCGGTATTGAGGCGTCGTTCGCCATTGGGCGGCGCGACGCTGAGACAGTGTCTATAAGCGCCCGTTCTCTCGGCTCTATTAACGTGCAAATCGTGATGGAGGAGTTGGGCGGCGGCGGCCACCTGACAAATGCCGCGGCCCAGTTGACCGGCATTTCACTGGAAGAAGCGAAAGAACAGCTGTTACACGTATTAGAACAATTGAATGAGAAAGGAGAGACGACTGAATGA
- a CDS encoding YybS family protein has translation MSERSPLTDGIIGSLIHVLLLFVSIFTPLSFISLMLLPLPALVYTAKHTRKAGAVFACISAALGALFGLLWLLASFVAAGAGWGMGQFHHSKRRSVRGLLLTGTVTLLAGISLALLLLSVSFDFHLGSILERQWEQTMAVYTEIWDEMGIAVNERELNVVRETVVSLLPAVFIVMAGSTALVNHAIGRVVLRRLEVPTVKLPPFQEWHFPRSLLAWYIVSVVVMLLTEIGSYWYSVAVTANWLITLLFVVQALSFLAALVQRWLRPLDAWFWLVVLLFLPLFIFIMLFFFVPLSFLGMLDIGFRFRDRLQKR, from the coding sequence TTGTCGGAGAGATCTCCTCTCACTGACGGAATTATCGGTTCTCTCATACACGTACTTTTACTGTTTGTTTCCATCTTTACCCCCTTATCGTTTATAAGTTTGATGCTGCTTCCCTTGCCGGCACTCGTGTACACTGCCAAACATACGCGTAAAGCCGGCGCTGTTTTCGCTTGCATCTCAGCCGCTTTAGGCGCGCTGTTCGGGCTACTGTGGTTGTTAGCCTCTTTCGTCGCTGCCGGAGCCGGTTGGGGGATGGGCCAGTTTCACCACTCCAAACGCCGGAGTGTTCGAGGGTTACTGCTGACGGGTACGGTCACACTGCTTGCCGGGATTTCCCTGGCTTTATTACTGTTGAGTGTGTCGTTTGACTTTCACCTCGGGTCCATACTAGAGCGACAGTGGGAGCAGACGATGGCCGTGTACACGGAGATTTGGGATGAGATGGGAATTGCCGTGAACGAAAGGGAGTTGAATGTCGTCCGGGAGACGGTCGTCTCCCTGTTGCCAGCCGTTTTTATCGTCATGGCCGGCAGTACGGCCCTCGTCAATCACGCCATTGGCAGGGTCGTGTTGCGCCGTCTGGAAGTTCCGACCGTCAAACTTCCGCCTTTTCAAGAGTGGCATTTTCCCCGCAGCTTGCTGGCGTGGTATATTGTCAGTGTCGTTGTGATGCTTTTGACAGAGATCGGGTCGTACTGGTATTCCGTGGCCGTGACGGCAAACTGGTTAATCACCCTGTTGTTTGTTGTGCAAGCTCTGTCGTTCTTGGCGGCATTGGTGCAGCGATGGCTCCGTCCGCTAGACGCGTGGTTTTGGTTGGTCGTCCTCTTGTTTTTGCCGCTATTCATTTTTATCATGTTGTTCTTTTTTGTTCCCTTGTCGTTTCTCGGCATGCTAGATATCGGTTTTCGCTTTCGCGACAGATTGCAAAAGCGCTAA